Proteins from a genomic interval of Sparus aurata chromosome 21, fSpaAur1.1, whole genome shotgun sequence:
- the LOC115573278 gene encoding BTB/POZ domain-containing protein KCTD1 isoform X2 yields MAAACAYQRVHKRHANQTRITHRIGGLHSKDNRSSMSRPMITRSPVSPLSNQGIPTPAQLTKSNAPVHIDVGGHMYTSSLATLTKFPESRIGRLFDGTEPIVLDSLKQHYFIDRDGHMFRYILNFLRTSKLLIPDDFKDYSLLYEEARYFQLQPMLAELERWRQDQELSRVSRPCECLVVRVAPDLGERITLSGDKALIEDVFPEIGDVMCNSVNAGWNHDSTHVIRFPLNGYCHLNSVQVLERLQQRGFEIAGSCGGGVDSSQFSEYVLRRELRRTSQRGSNSNRIKQEQLD; encoded by the exons ATGGCTGCTGCCTGTGCTTATCAGCGCGTGCACAAGCGGCATGCAAATCAGACCAGGATCACACACCGCATTGGAGGCCTACACTCAAAG GATAATCGCTCCAGCATGTCCAGGCCCATGATCACAAGGTCACCAGTGTCTCCATTGAGTAACCAGGGCATCCCAACACCTGCACAGCTCACCAAGTCCAATGCCCCCGTGCACATTGACGTGGGCGGACACATGTACACCAGCAGTCTGGCCACCTTAACAAAATTCCCAGAATCCCG AATTGGTCGTCTCTTTGATGGCACAGAGCCTATAGTCCTGGACAGCCTGAAGCAGCACTACTTCATTGACAGGGATGGACACATGTTCCGCTACATCCTCAACTTCCTCAGGACGTCCAAGCTCCTCATCCCAGACGACTTCAAA GACTACAGTCTGCTGTACGAGGAGGCGCGGTACTTCCAGCTGCAGCCCATGCTTGCTGAGCTGGAGCGCTGGCGCCAGGACCAGGAGCTGAGCCGGGTGTCACGCCCCTGCGAGTGTTTGGTGGTGCGCGTCGCGCCCGACCTGGGCGAGAGGATCACGCTCAGCGGCGACAAGGCCTTGATTGAGGACGTGTTTCCCGAGATTGGTGACGTCATGTGCAACTCTGTCAATGCCGGCTGGAACCATGACTCCACGCACGTCATCCGCTTCCCACTCAATGGTTACTGCCACCTCAACTCTGTCCAG GTTCTAGAGCGTCTCCAACAGCGCGGCTTTGAGATTGCCGGCTCCTGTGGCGGCGGCGTGGACTCGTCCCAGTTCAGCGAGTACGTCCTGAGGAGGGAGCTGAGGAGGACGAGTCAGCGAGGGTCcaattcaaacaggataaaGCAGGAGCAGCTGGACTAG
- the LOC115573278 gene encoding BTB/POZ domain-containing protein KCTD1 isoform X3, with protein sequence MFQDNRSSMSRPMITRSPVSPLSNQGIPTPAQLTKSNAPVHIDVGGHMYTSSLATLTKFPESRIGRLFDGTEPIVLDSLKQHYFIDRDGHMFRYILNFLRTSKLLIPDDFKDYSLLYEEARYFQLQPMLAELERWRQDQELSRVSRPCECLVVRVAPDLGERITLSGDKALIEDVFPEIGDVMCNSVNAGWNHDSTHVIRFPLNGYCHLNSVQVLERLQQRGFEIAGSCGGGVDSSQFSEYVLRRELRRTSQRGSNSNRIKQEQLD encoded by the exons ATGTTTCAG GATAATCGCTCCAGCATGTCCAGGCCCATGATCACAAGGTCACCAGTGTCTCCATTGAGTAACCAGGGCATCCCAACACCTGCACAGCTCACCAAGTCCAATGCCCCCGTGCACATTGACGTGGGCGGACACATGTACACCAGCAGTCTGGCCACCTTAACAAAATTCCCAGAATCCCG AATTGGTCGTCTCTTTGATGGCACAGAGCCTATAGTCCTGGACAGCCTGAAGCAGCACTACTTCATTGACAGGGATGGACACATGTTCCGCTACATCCTCAACTTCCTCAGGACGTCCAAGCTCCTCATCCCAGACGACTTCAAA GACTACAGTCTGCTGTACGAGGAGGCGCGGTACTTCCAGCTGCAGCCCATGCTTGCTGAGCTGGAGCGCTGGCGCCAGGACCAGGAGCTGAGCCGGGTGTCACGCCCCTGCGAGTGTTTGGTGGTGCGCGTCGCGCCCGACCTGGGCGAGAGGATCACGCTCAGCGGCGACAAGGCCTTGATTGAGGACGTGTTTCCCGAGATTGGTGACGTCATGTGCAACTCTGTCAATGCCGGCTGGAACCATGACTCCACGCACGTCATCCGCTTCCCACTCAATGGTTACTGCCACCTCAACTCTGTCCAG GTTCTAGAGCGTCTCCAACAGCGCGGCTTTGAGATTGCCGGCTCCTGTGGCGGCGGCGTGGACTCGTCCCAGTTCAGCGAGTACGTCCTGAGGAGGGAGCTGAGGAGGACGAGTCAGCGAGGGTCcaattcaaacaggataaaGCAGGAGCAGCTGGACTAG
- the LOC115573278 gene encoding BTB/POZ domain-containing protein KCTD1 isoform X1, producing the protein MDETDIMDLTHQKARKRPRPISSADESVHASLKRLPMRAAECREPSLMFAVRGEPVPAASLKQNDHSVTSSPTTVMPAQDNRSSMSRPMITRSPVSPLSNQGIPTPAQLTKSNAPVHIDVGGHMYTSSLATLTKFPESRIGRLFDGTEPIVLDSLKQHYFIDRDGHMFRYILNFLRTSKLLIPDDFKDYSLLYEEARYFQLQPMLAELERWRQDQELSRVSRPCECLVVRVAPDLGERITLSGDKALIEDVFPEIGDVMCNSVNAGWNHDSTHVIRFPLNGYCHLNSVQVLERLQQRGFEIAGSCGGGVDSSQFSEYVLRRELRRTSQRGSNSNRIKQEQLD; encoded by the exons ATGGACGAGACGGACATCATGGACTTAACGCACCAGAAAGCGAGGAAGCGACCGCGTCCAATCAGTTCCGCGGACGAGTCCGTGCACGCTTCCCTCAAACGGCTCCCGATGCGAGCGGCGGAGTGCAGGGAGCCCTCACTCATGTTCGCAGTCAGAGGAGAGCCGGTCCCCGCAGCGTCTCTCAAGCAGAATGACCATTCGGTGACTTCGTCTCCAACCACAGTGATGCCGGCGCAG GATAATCGCTCCAGCATGTCCAGGCCCATGATCACAAGGTCACCAGTGTCTCCATTGAGTAACCAGGGCATCCCAACACCTGCACAGCTCACCAAGTCCAATGCCCCCGTGCACATTGACGTGGGCGGACACATGTACACCAGCAGTCTGGCCACCTTAACAAAATTCCCAGAATCCCG AATTGGTCGTCTCTTTGATGGCACAGAGCCTATAGTCCTGGACAGCCTGAAGCAGCACTACTTCATTGACAGGGATGGACACATGTTCCGCTACATCCTCAACTTCCTCAGGACGTCCAAGCTCCTCATCCCAGACGACTTCAAA GACTACAGTCTGCTGTACGAGGAGGCGCGGTACTTCCAGCTGCAGCCCATGCTTGCTGAGCTGGAGCGCTGGCGCCAGGACCAGGAGCTGAGCCGGGTGTCACGCCCCTGCGAGTGTTTGGTGGTGCGCGTCGCGCCCGACCTGGGCGAGAGGATCACGCTCAGCGGCGACAAGGCCTTGATTGAGGACGTGTTTCCCGAGATTGGTGACGTCATGTGCAACTCTGTCAATGCCGGCTGGAACCATGACTCCACGCACGTCATCCGCTTCCCACTCAATGGTTACTGCCACCTCAACTCTGTCCAG GTTCTAGAGCGTCTCCAACAGCGCGGCTTTGAGATTGCCGGCTCCTGTGGCGGCGGCGTGGACTCGTCCCAGTTCAGCGAGTACGTCCTGAGGAGGGAGCTGAGGAGGACGAGTCAGCGAGGGTCcaattcaaacaggataaaGCAGGAGCAGCTGGACTAG